The Lactobacillus sp. ESL0680 genome has a segment encoding these proteins:
- a CDS encoding methionine gamma-lyase family protein — translation MNNWPEELQQIVKEIDAQIAPQLAKIDDNILYNQNKVLQAFKDKAVAEADLQGSTGYGSDDTGRDKLDRIYAQIFHTEDALVRSQFVSGTHTIATAMAGNLLPGDELTYLTGMPYDTLQQVIGVAGDGRGSLQSYGVKFSHVDLKDGEVDYDAARKLLSEHQPKMVVIQRSRGYNTRQSFTVAKIKPMIAMIREVSPKSIIMIDNCYGEFSEKHEPTEYGADLMAGSLIKNAGGGLAKIGGYVVGKHELIENTAARLTAGGIGREEGASLNNNLDYFQGLFIAPNTTGNAIKGAIYSAALLERMGEEVTPKWNEDRTDLIQTVIFNDQDKMIRFAKVLQENSPVNSFVDPIPSNDTGYEDKVIMADGSFVEGASIEFSGDGPIRPPYAIYMQGGLTYAHVKIAITNAVNELFFASNS, via the coding sequence ATGAATAATTGGCCAGAAGAATTACAACAAATCGTTAAAGAAATTGATGCGCAAATCGCACCACAGCTTGCTAAGATTGATGACAATATTTTGTATAATCAGAACAAGGTTTTGCAGGCATTTAAGGATAAGGCAGTTGCAGAAGCTGACTTACAAGGAAGCACTGGTTATGGTTCAGACGATACTGGACGTGATAAGTTAGATCGGATTTATGCGCAGATTTTTCATACCGAAGATGCTCTTGTCCGCTCACAATTTGTATCCGGTACGCATACGATTGCCACGGCAATGGCTGGGAACTTGCTGCCAGGAGATGAATTAACTTACTTAACAGGAATGCCGTATGACACTCTGCAGCAGGTAATCGGCGTGGCTGGTGATGGCCGCGGCAGTTTGCAATCATACGGTGTCAAATTCTCGCATGTTGACCTAAAAGACGGTGAAGTTGATTATGATGCAGCGCGTAAATTGCTAAGTGAGCATCAACCTAAGATGGTCGTTATTCAACGTTCACGCGGCTATAATACTCGCCAGAGTTTCACCGTTGCCAAGATCAAGCCGATGATTGCGATGATTCGTGAAGTTAGCCCTAAGAGCATCATCATGATTGACAATTGCTATGGTGAATTTTCCGAAAAGCACGAACCAACTGAATATGGTGCTGACTTGATGGCTGGTTCATTGATTAAAAATGCCGGCGGTGGTTTAGCTAAAATTGGTGGTTATGTTGTCGGCAAGCATGAATTGATTGAAAATACTGCTGCACGTTTGACTGCTGGGGGCATTGGCCGCGAAGAAGGTGCCAGCTTGAATAATAACCTTGATTACTTCCAAGGCTTGTTTATTGCCCCGAATACAACGGGTAATGCAATTAAGGGTGCCATTTATTCGGCAGCACTTCTGGAACGCATGGGTGAAGAAGTAACGCCTAAGTGGAATGAAGACCGGACTGATTTGATTCAAACCGTGATTTTTAATGATCAGGACAAGATGATTCGTTTTGCCAAAGTTCTGCAGGAGAACTCACCGGTTAATTCCTTCGTTGACCCAATCCCAAGCAATGATACGGGTTATGAAGACAAGGTTATCATGGCTGACGGTTCCTTTGTCGAAGGAGCAAGTATTGAATTTTCTGGTGATGGTCCAATTCGCCCGCCTTACGCAATTTACATGCAAGGTGGACTGACTTACGCTCATGTGAAGATTGCCATCACGAATGCAGTAAATGAATTATTTTTTGCAAGTAATTCCTGA